From a single Microbacterium terrisoli genomic region:
- a CDS encoding glycosyltransferase family 2 protein → MIAVTVVVPTYRSSAHLDDLVASLDAQTLPQSDFEVVLVDDGSPDGTFARLEAFARDRPNYRAFRLEHTGWPSRPRNHGIDVANGRYVVFLDHDDRLFPDGLRAAVALASRTGADVLDGKESKSDSPGWAMRDLVRDVDNAIDWVRWHPLVPMNPHKMFRTAFLREQGIRFPEGGRQIWEDIFFDIAAHARAQVVSLMVETPFYYWNRPEHATTSGTFYDDLDEYLDAVARVFRWIDDELDQPRFAQLLPRFRAYQLHMRVLPLFRWDPRTVRERDRICAFVAGLLPTIPDDADRFLDPWRRIKISLLRAGRFDLIDAHERTFPMLACAPTAHAPQWAADGLRVEVALAWSFVHDGAGAGGGAGAPVRCEGARAVLALDPAVAAFAREHGLRADVTDELRAVTYALDRRSRTQKIDWMLAHGRSAELGAVDGDRDAVRGTPVAMRGRIGAAWDLVDDGPGRLHDGPWDLYVRTTAMRTRVVRQVRTTWTGRSWAIVQGQLAAAYRARNGALSVDVGQTLFSVVDDAATAASWKHDGAGRKLEITLPHVQVHADCVAEGRFVDASGHTLGGCRLVARVSAAGGEGEAKVTGIVPARARIVGVAFGATRAHARFRLARDGRVAVVPAAERAPVLSIRGTARRAWRLVPSRLRTRLWLWRHRRR, encoded by the coding sequence GTGATCGCAGTGACGGTGGTGGTGCCCACCTACCGTTCGAGCGCGCACCTGGACGATCTGGTCGCGAGCCTGGACGCTCAGACCCTGCCGCAGTCCGATTTCGAGGTCGTACTGGTCGACGACGGATCGCCCGACGGCACATTCGCGCGATTGGAGGCCTTCGCGCGCGACCGGCCGAATTATCGCGCCTTCCGACTCGAGCACACCGGCTGGCCGTCGCGGCCGCGCAATCACGGCATCGATGTCGCGAACGGGCGGTATGTCGTGTTCCTCGACCACGACGACCGGCTCTTCCCCGACGGTCTGCGGGCCGCGGTCGCGCTGGCCTCGCGCACCGGTGCCGACGTGCTGGACGGCAAGGAGTCCAAGAGCGACAGCCCCGGCTGGGCGATGCGTGATCTGGTTCGCGACGTCGACAACGCGATCGACTGGGTCCGGTGGCATCCGCTGGTGCCGATGAACCCGCACAAGATGTTCCGGACCGCCTTCCTGCGCGAGCAGGGCATTCGCTTTCCCGAGGGCGGGCGGCAGATCTGGGAGGACATCTTCTTCGACATCGCCGCGCACGCCCGCGCCCAGGTCGTCTCGCTGATGGTCGAGACGCCCTTCTACTACTGGAATCGGCCAGAGCACGCGACGACGAGCGGCACCTTCTACGACGACCTGGACGAGTATCTGGATGCCGTGGCCCGCGTGTTCCGCTGGATCGACGATGAGCTCGACCAGCCGCGGTTCGCGCAGCTGCTGCCGAGGTTCCGCGCCTACCAGCTGCATATGCGGGTCCTTCCGCTGTTCCGGTGGGATCCGCGCACGGTGCGCGAGCGCGACCGCATCTGCGCATTCGTGGCGGGGCTCCTGCCGACGATCCCCGACGATGCCGACCGGTTCCTCGATCCCTGGCGACGCATCAAGATCTCCCTGCTGCGCGCGGGTCGCTTCGACCTCATCGATGCCCATGAGCGGACCTTCCCGATGCTGGCGTGCGCGCCGACGGCACACGCGCCGCAATGGGCCGCAGACGGACTGCGGGTGGAGGTCGCTCTCGCGTGGAGCTTCGTGCACGACGGTGCCGGCGCGGGCGGTGGTGCTGGTGCACCGGTCCGGTGCGAGGGTGCGCGGGCGGTTCTCGCGCTCGACCCTGCCGTGGCCGCCTTCGCTCGGGAGCACGGACTGCGCGCCGACGTCACCGACGAGCTTCGCGCGGTGACCTACGCGCTGGACCGCAGGTCTCGCACGCAGAAGATCGACTGGATGCTCGCGCACGGGCGCAGCGCCGAACTCGGGGCCGTAGACGGCGACCGCGATGCGGTCCGCGGAACGCCTGTCGCGATGCGCGGGCGCATCGGCGCCGCGTGGGACCTCGTGGACGACGGCCCGGGAAGGCTGCACGACGGACCGTGGGACCTGTACGTGCGCACGACCGCGATGCGCACCCGCGTGGTGCGTCAAGTGCGCACGACCTGGACCGGGCGCAGCTGGGCGATCGTGCAGGGACAGCTGGCCGCGGCCTATCGCGCGCGCAACGGCGCACTGAGCGTGGACGTGGGCCAGACGCTGTTCAGCGTGGTGGACGACGCTGCCACGGCTGCGAGCTGGAAGCACGACGGCGCGGGCCGGAAGCTCGAGATCACGCTGCCGCACGTGCAGGTGCACGCCGACTGCGTGGCCGAAGGGCGCTTCGTGGACGCGTCAGGTCATACGCTCGGCGGATGCCGACTCGTCGCCCGCGTGAGTGCGGCGGGCGGGGAGGGTGAGGCGAAGGTCACCGGGATCGTGCCGGCGCGTGCGCGCATCGTGGGCGTCGCGTTCGGGGCGACGCGTGCGCACGCGCGGTTCCGCCTCGCCCGCGACGGCCGGGTCGCGGTCGTGCCGGCCGCCGAGCGGGCGCCTGTGCTCAGCATCCGGGGCACGGCCCGACGTGCGTGGCGTCTCGTGCCATCGCGTCTGCGCACGCGACTGTGGCTCTGGCGGCACCGGCGTCGTTGA
- a CDS encoding NUDIX hydrolase, with translation MTEPRIRVAVSTVIFTLRPAGDGATLALPLVRRTREPYEGQWALPGGWLDATEGLDAAASRTLGSTTGLAPSYLEQLYAFGEVDRSPSRVVSIVYWALLRQDEVDAQRAAHAVTDSAPENVQWFDADSLPTLAFDHTDIVAYALWRLRNKAGYSRIAHGLLPDEFTLADLREAYESILGRRLDPANFRRQAEASNTLIPTDRFRTGSHRPARLYRYDRDVELAARGPAPTPR, from the coding sequence ATGACAGAACCTCGCATCCGTGTCGCCGTCTCGACGGTGATCTTCACGCTGCGCCCCGCAGGCGACGGCGCAACCCTCGCCCTGCCGCTCGTGCGCCGCACACGCGAGCCGTACGAGGGCCAGTGGGCGCTGCCCGGCGGGTGGCTCGATGCGACCGAGGGGCTGGATGCCGCGGCTTCGCGCACGCTCGGCTCCACGACGGGGCTGGCCCCCAGCTACCTCGAGCAGCTGTACGCGTTCGGCGAGGTCGACCGCTCCCCCTCCCGCGTCGTCTCGATCGTCTATTGGGCGCTCCTTCGTCAAGACGAGGTCGACGCGCAGCGCGCGGCACATGCGGTCACCGACTCGGCGCCCGAGAACGTGCAGTGGTTCGACGCGGACAGCCTGCCGACCCTCGCGTTCGACCACACCGACATCGTCGCCTACGCGCTGTGGCGCCTGCGCAACAAGGCCGGCTACTCGCGCATCGCGCACGGGCTGCTGCCCGACGAGTTCACGCTCGCGGACCTGCGCGAGGCGTACGAGTCGATCCTCGGTCGCCGCCTGGACCCGGCGAACTTCCGCCGCCAGGCCGAGGCATCCAACACTCTGATCCCCACCGATCGCTTCCGCACCGGAAGCCATCGACCTGCCCGCCTGTACCGGTACGACCGCGACGTCGAACTCGCCGCGCGCGGACCAGCCCCCACCCCACGCTGA
- the nadA gene encoding quinolinate synthase NadA encodes MAATPLTLTDASVDHTLQAIAAGTSAQEACTMDLVAAPWDFDPVPGYGPGASMGDVIPTGAPVQGGLPQEYRDASAAELAERVRAAKQALGERVVILGHFYQREEVVVHADYVGDSFQLANAAKTHPEAEAIVFCGVHFMAETADLLSGPDQAVILPNLAAGCSMADMASIDEVEECWEQLEELYGDLDTPDADGLVPVIPVTYMNSSAAIKGFVGRHGGIVCTSSNARTVLEWAFARGRRVLFFPDQHLGRNTARAMGVADAQMPMWNPRQPLGGADADTLRDARVILWHGFCSVHRRFTVDQIAQARVDYPGVRVIVHPECPAPVVDAADEAGSTAYIRRAIEEATEPTVFAIGTEINLVQRLAAQHPQHTIFCLDPVVCPCSTMYRIHPGYMAWVLEGLLAGEVRNRIQVPADVADPARVALERMLAAKPAAAPAYAWENAS; translated from the coding sequence ATGGCCGCCACTCCCCTCACCCTGACCGACGCGTCGGTCGACCACACCCTGCAGGCGATCGCCGCGGGCACGTCGGCGCAAGAGGCTTGCACGATGGATCTCGTCGCCGCGCCCTGGGACTTCGACCCGGTGCCGGGGTACGGTCCTGGCGCATCGATGGGCGATGTGATCCCGACCGGCGCGCCGGTGCAGGGCGGCCTGCCGCAGGAGTACCGGGATGCCTCGGCTGCAGAGCTGGCCGAGCGCGTGCGCGCGGCCAAGCAGGCCTTGGGTGAGCGCGTCGTGATCCTCGGACACTTCTACCAGCGCGAAGAGGTCGTCGTGCACGCCGACTACGTGGGCGACTCGTTCCAGCTCGCGAATGCCGCCAAGACCCACCCCGAAGCCGAGGCGATCGTGTTCTGCGGTGTGCATTTCATGGCAGAGACCGCGGATCTGCTGTCGGGGCCCGATCAAGCCGTCATCCTGCCCAATCTCGCCGCAGGCTGTTCGATGGCCGACATGGCCTCGATCGACGAGGTCGAGGAATGCTGGGAGCAGCTCGAAGAGCTCTACGGCGACCTCGACACGCCCGATGCGGACGGACTGGTGCCGGTCATCCCGGTGACCTACATGAACTCATCGGCTGCCATCAAGGGATTCGTCGGCCGCCACGGCGGCATCGTCTGCACGTCGTCGAACGCCCGCACCGTGCTGGAATGGGCGTTCGCCCGCGGGCGGCGTGTGCTCTTCTTCCCCGACCAGCACCTGGGGCGCAACACGGCGCGGGCGATGGGCGTCGCGGACGCGCAGATGCCGATGTGGAACCCGCGGCAGCCGCTGGGCGGCGCCGACGCCGACACGCTGCGCGACGCGCGCGTGATCCTGTGGCACGGCTTCTGCTCGGTGCACAGGCGGTTCACCGTCGACCAGATCGCGCAGGCCCGCGTGGACTACCCGGGCGTGCGGGTGATCGTGCACCCCGAGTGCCCGGCCCCCGTGGTCGACGCGGCCGACGAGGCGGGATCCACCGCCTACATCCGCCGCGCGATCGAAGAGGCCACCGAGCCCACGGTGTTCGCGATCGGCACCGAGATCAACCTCGTGCAGCGGCTGGCCGCGCAGCACCCTCAGCACACCATCTTCTGCCTCGACCCGGTGGTGTGCCCCTGCTCGACGATGTACCGCATCCACCCCGGCTACATGGCCTGGGTCCTGGAGGGCCTGCTCGCCGGTGAGGTGCGCAACCGCATCCAGGTGCCGGCCGACGTCGCCGACCCCGCCCGCGTCGCCCTCGAGCGCATGCTGGCGGCCAAGCCCGCGGCCGCCCCCGCGTACGCGTGGGAGAACGCCTCATGA
- the nadC gene encoding carboxylating nicotinate-nucleotide diphosphorylase — MLTRAQIDTAVAAALAEDAPWGDATSEALIPSAATARADLVAREPGTFAGGEVFAAAFALTDPRVEVVLHAADGDAFVSGDVLATVTGPARAVLTAERVGLNFVQRMTGIATVTARYVAEAAHTGARIVDTRKTTPGLRAFEKHAVRCGGGHNHRYSLSDAVMAKDNHLGVLTAQGLSVTEALRQAVDRLPHTTHVEVEVDRLDQIEPVLAAGIGTIMLDNFSLDDLRAGVAQVAGRAIVEASGGVNLDTVRAIAETGVDVISVGALTHGARAIDLGLDLHVQA, encoded by the coding sequence ATGCTCACCCGCGCCCAGATCGACACCGCCGTCGCGGCGGCCCTTGCCGAAGACGCCCCCTGGGGCGACGCCACCAGTGAGGCGCTGATCCCGTCTGCGGCGACCGCGCGCGCCGACCTGGTCGCCCGCGAGCCGGGCACCTTCGCCGGCGGCGAGGTGTTCGCCGCGGCGTTCGCGCTGACCGATCCGCGCGTCGAGGTCGTGCTGCACGCGGCCGACGGCGACGCGTTCGTCTCCGGCGATGTGCTGGCCACGGTGACCGGCCCCGCCCGCGCCGTGCTGACCGCCGAGCGGGTCGGCCTGAACTTCGTCCAGAGGATGACCGGCATCGCCACCGTCACCGCCCGCTACGTCGCCGAGGCCGCGCACACCGGCGCGCGCATCGTCGACACCCGCAAGACCACGCCGGGCCTGCGCGCGTTCGAGAAGCATGCGGTGCGCTGCGGCGGCGGGCACAACCACCGGTACTCGCTCTCTGACGCCGTGATGGCCAAAGACAACCACCTCGGCGTGCTCACCGCACAGGGACTCAGCGTCACCGAGGCGCTTCGCCAGGCCGTCGACCGGCTGCCGCACACGACCCATGTCGAGGTCGAAGTCGACCGGCTCGACCAGATCGAACCGGTTCTGGCTGCCGGCATCGGCACGATCATGCTCGACAACTTCTCGCTCGACGACCTGCGCGCAGGCGTCGCCCAGGTCGCCGGTCGCGCGATCGTCGAAGCGTCGGGAGGCGTGAACCTCGACACTGTCCGGGCGATCGCCGAGACCGGGGTCGACGTGATCTCGGTGGGGGCGCTCACGCACGGCGCCCGCGCGATCGATCTGGGCCTCGACCTGCACGTGCAGGCCTAG
- the nadB gene encoding L-aspartate oxidase, with protein MTHVVVVGSGIAGITAALHAAASCEVTLVTKAALDAANTTFAQGGVAAALFEDDSPAAHARDTLAAGAGLADPAAVDVLTREGPERVRELRLRGVAFDRDAAGDLARGLEAAHSHPRVVHADGDATGRVIEHALIAALRASGVRVIEHAFLLDLVVDDAARVGGVALLVAGRRDILLADAVILATGGAGQLYAHTTNPAVATGDGIAAALRAGAAVSDLEFVQFHPTVLAVGEPFLVSEAVRGEGATIIDDDGRRFLFDAHPDGELAARDVVARAIAQRMTRQNGRPVRLDATRVGASDAAAFLPRRFPTIDAAVGARGLDWAHQPIPVTPAAHYLMGGITTDLHGRTSLPGLYAVGECARTGVHGANRLASNSLLEAAVFGARAGDAVVPDAAAAAWPVISAPGVADVAITDRAAAAQSPAADAVPFSRAALQRVMWEQVGLARDAVGLARAAQALTGWAVHERTAHTVADHEDENLLLLARAVAAAATARTSSVGAHFRTDAPAAITTHPILAPAAPEPVRRVVFASDRMRSEHGSPLPARLEAS; from the coding sequence ATGACCCATGTCGTGGTCGTCGGCAGCGGCATCGCAGGCATCACCGCCGCGCTTCACGCCGCCGCCTCGTGCGAGGTGACCCTGGTCACGAAGGCGGCGCTGGATGCCGCGAACACGACGTTCGCGCAGGGCGGCGTGGCCGCGGCCCTGTTCGAGGACGACTCCCCCGCCGCGCACGCGCGCGACACTCTCGCCGCCGGCGCCGGACTCGCCGACCCCGCCGCCGTGGACGTGCTCACGCGCGAGGGTCCCGAGCGGGTGCGCGAACTGCGCCTTCGCGGGGTCGCATTCGACCGAGACGCCGCCGGTGACCTGGCCCGCGGGCTCGAGGCCGCGCACTCCCACCCCCGCGTCGTGCACGCCGATGGCGACGCGACCGGACGGGTGATCGAGCACGCGCTGATCGCCGCGCTGCGCGCCAGCGGCGTGCGCGTGATCGAGCACGCATTCCTCCTCGACCTGGTGGTCGACGACGCCGCGCGGGTGGGCGGTGTCGCACTGCTCGTCGCAGGGCGACGCGACATCCTGCTCGCGGATGCGGTGATCCTCGCCACCGGAGGTGCCGGCCAGCTCTATGCGCACACCACGAATCCGGCCGTGGCCACCGGCGACGGCATCGCTGCCGCCCTTCGGGCCGGGGCCGCCGTCTCCGACCTCGAGTTCGTGCAGTTCCACCCGACGGTGCTGGCTGTGGGCGAGCCGTTCCTGGTCTCCGAAGCAGTGCGCGGCGAGGGCGCGACGATCATCGACGACGACGGACGACGCTTCCTGTTCGACGCGCACCCCGACGGCGAGCTCGCCGCACGGGATGTCGTGGCTCGAGCGATCGCGCAGCGCATGACCCGGCAGAACGGTCGCCCGGTGCGGCTGGACGCGACACGGGTCGGGGCGTCCGACGCCGCCGCGTTCCTCCCGCGGCGTTTTCCCACGATCGATGCGGCCGTGGGCGCCCGCGGCCTGGACTGGGCGCACCAGCCGATCCCGGTCACACCCGCCGCGCACTACCTGATGGGCGGCATCACGACAGACCTGCACGGCCGCACGAGCCTGCCCGGGCTGTATGCGGTCGGCGAGTGCGCCCGCACCGGTGTGCACGGAGCGAACCGGCTGGCTTCGAACTCCCTGCTCGAAGCGGCCGTGTTCGGCGCCCGCGCGGGCGATGCGGTCGTGCCCGATGCCGCAGCCGCTGCCTGGCCTGTGATCTCAGCACCAGGCGTGGCCGACGTCGCGATCACCGACCGGGCCGCCGCCGCGCAGTCACCGGCCGCTGACGCCGTTCCCTTCTCACGTGCCGCCCTGCAGCGCGTGATGTGGGAGCAGGTGGGGCTGGCCCGTGACGCCGTCGGCCTCGCCCGCGCGGCGCAGGCGCTCACGGGGTGGGCCGTCCACGAGCGCACGGCGCACACCGTCGCCGATCACGAGGACGAGAACCTTCTGCTGCTCGCCCGGGCGGTCGCCGCCGCCGCAACGGCCCGAACATCGTCGGTCGGGGCGCATTTTCGCACCGATGCTCCGGCCGCGATCACGACTCATCCCATCCTTGCCCCCGCTGCGCCGGAACCGGTCCGTCGGGTCGTTTTCGCATCGGATCGGATGAGATCCGAACACGGTTCGCCCCTGCCCGCCCGCTTGGAGGCCTCGTGA
- a CDS encoding IPT/TIG domain-containing protein: MAVRSEGTDLPARRATIDIGSGIPEFARGALPRLDPLDPASARIVKEHKQLADDILHERLVAATHFSDKLVQIIADPAFDVGTVASLPIPGQLTGVLVQPEGVPADRVQVTIAQPFPSGPGAGTAITGVDGVFAIAVPSAVRSASALEHITLRVTGATVELDVDVPVASLTSTGSVGTLMLARSVDALPVSVISQLGSIVAGLDANLPDQPAADASGTMPQLTLGADTCSQLFRSDFSVDRFPYGVLVRLVEPRPSIGTIAADLGGHRVSIANFAAVGLQGLDYRHTDRVPIDQPVSVDAFRDGLAGISPIGIGTGSTGVPIAGTLGLGYIVHLAQRWTPKGLMLGDLVYSLPLAPGEQQRIAIVDQQSTTSVSESERLDVQEAESFREGQDASARATFDSGMSQSASGGSSFSTEAHSSSWGAVGGIGFALGPIAIGGGAAGGGGSSDSSGSTNNWMQGVSGYTSTAAQSSHASVERAANARRSLQRMGMRLAAASERSQVVTKVIANHNRTRALTMQYWEVLRTFDVRSTVDGVTLVCFVPLDPVRFLPSGAAATLSDDALSRAALLHRYGQLLDYASVLRRVIERPYRTGLSLLEDFAGDPRAGVQAPTDSAADVVTVQAEGTFLPYDDVWVTLLAAGGRRVGPYPMPTAGLPGLADTADPASALASEAELIARLSALRTGAAQHVVSRSIVLPDWLPRTDVVGVELNRQFRGLQYHFPSSSATEAARLTLGGITVSSIADMISGGTPAHDVWFGPDRLERDVGGPRLNRVRAALVDASTSISTAAPAGKTYFDELLAGAEFTLAPQPFAATQLPPELRYSAVLEIEKALQHVIANTATYSKAIWMSLTSEERVMLLEGFTIGVQDGVADDTQEIPLLACVANQLLGFYGNSMVLPFMIPAELVAKREPVGGVPFTTASVQDALAKYHTTAFSPPQSTIALPTHGVLGEAVLGHCPSAEKIDLTRFWNWQDSPMDDAPQIEAVTVPTSSLTAGVTAPSALTGLAPMIQNFSTAGPTQDMSLLADLIQAGAAAKGFDVASLTGSAALADLLKSTLSTAEAARKDALSNATTMATKAMDSIPDVITAKAAAAKKDDTKTGDKKDGGTGGADAPTVTDLSPTHGKVGAKLAITGTKFTGATGATVGGKALGAFTVVSDTRIEGDVPAGLVAGQAVEVAVTGPQGTSAKSAKSSFTVDS; encoded by the coding sequence ATGGCCGTTCGCAGTGAGGGAACCGATCTTCCCGCTCGACGCGCGACGATCGACATCGGTTCGGGAATCCCGGAGTTCGCCCGTGGCGCGCTCCCCCGGCTGGATCCGCTCGATCCCGCATCGGCACGGATCGTCAAGGAGCACAAGCAGCTGGCAGACGACATCCTGCACGAGCGCCTCGTCGCGGCGACGCACTTCTCCGACAAGCTCGTGCAGATCATCGCGGACCCGGCGTTCGACGTGGGCACGGTGGCGTCGCTGCCGATCCCCGGTCAGCTCACCGGCGTACTCGTCCAGCCGGAAGGCGTGCCCGCCGACCGCGTGCAGGTCACGATCGCCCAGCCGTTCCCCTCGGGCCCCGGTGCAGGCACCGCGATCACGGGCGTCGACGGCGTGTTCGCGATCGCCGTCCCCTCGGCGGTGCGCTCGGCGAGCGCCCTCGAGCACATCACGCTGCGCGTGACCGGTGCCACCGTCGAGCTGGACGTCGACGTGCCGGTGGCGTCCCTCACGAGCACCGGGTCTGTCGGAACGCTGATGCTCGCGCGCTCCGTCGACGCGCTGCCGGTGTCGGTGATCAGCCAGCTGGGCTCGATCGTGGCAGGGCTGGACGCGAACCTGCCCGACCAGCCGGCGGCCGACGCGTCGGGCACCATGCCACAGCTCACGCTCGGCGCCGACACGTGCTCGCAGCTGTTCCGCAGCGATTTCTCCGTCGACCGGTTCCCGTACGGCGTGCTCGTGCGACTCGTCGAGCCTCGCCCGAGCATCGGCACGATCGCCGCGGACCTCGGCGGCCACCGGGTCTCGATCGCCAATTTCGCCGCCGTCGGCCTGCAGGGACTGGATTACCGGCACACCGACCGGGTGCCGATCGACCAGCCCGTGAGCGTCGACGCGTTCCGCGACGGCCTCGCGGGCATTTCGCCGATCGGCATCGGAACAGGCTCCACCGGCGTGCCGATCGCCGGCACACTGGGCCTCGGCTACATCGTGCACCTCGCCCAGCGATGGACCCCGAAGGGACTCATGCTCGGCGACCTCGTGTACTCGCTGCCGCTGGCCCCGGGAGAACAGCAGCGCATCGCGATCGTCGACCAGCAGTCCACGACCTCCGTCAGCGAGAGCGAACGCCTGGACGTGCAGGAGGCCGAGTCGTTCCGGGAAGGGCAGGATGCCTCGGCCCGCGCGACGTTCGACTCCGGCATGTCGCAGTCGGCATCCGGCGGCAGCAGCTTCAGCACCGAGGCGCATTCGTCGTCGTGGGGCGCCGTGGGCGGCATCGGCTTCGCGCTCGGCCCGATCGCGATCGGCGGCGGCGCCGCCGGAGGCGGCGGCAGCTCGGACTCGTCGGGCAGCACCAACAACTGGATGCAGGGAGTCAGCGGCTACACCTCGACGGCGGCGCAGTCCTCGCACGCATCGGTGGAGCGCGCGGCAAACGCGCGGCGGAGCCTGCAGCGGATGGGCATGCGCCTGGCCGCCGCATCCGAGCGCAGCCAGGTCGTCACGAAGGTGATCGCCAACCACAATCGGACTCGCGCCCTGACCATGCAGTACTGGGAGGTGCTGCGCACCTTCGACGTGCGCTCCACCGTCGACGGCGTCACGCTCGTATGCTTCGTGCCGCTGGATCCCGTGCGGTTCCTGCCGTCGGGCGCGGCAGCCACGCTCTCGGACGACGCGCTGAGCCGTGCCGCCCTGTTGCACCGATACGGGCAGCTGCTCGATTACGCAAGTGTGCTGCGCCGCGTGATCGAACGCCCCTACCGCACGGGCCTGTCCCTGCTCGAGGACTTCGCCGGCGACCCGCGTGCAGGGGTGCAGGCGCCGACCGACTCGGCTGCCGACGTGGTCACCGTGCAGGCGGAGGGCACGTTCCTGCCATACGACGACGTGTGGGTGACGCTGCTCGCCGCCGGCGGCCGGCGGGTCGGCCCATACCCGATGCCGACGGCCGGGCTGCCCGGCCTTGCCGACACCGCAGACCCAGCATCCGCCCTCGCATCCGAAGCCGAGCTGATTGCCCGCCTGAGCGCCCTGCGCACCGGCGCCGCACAGCACGTCGTGTCGCGGAGCATCGTGCTGCCGGACTGGCTGCCGCGCACCGACGTGGTCGGGGTCGAGCTGAATCGCCAGTTCCGCGGGCTGCAGTACCACTTCCCCTCCTCGTCGGCGACCGAGGCTGCCCGGCTCACGCTCGGCGGCATCACGGTCTCGAGCATCGCCGACATGATCTCCGGGGGCACCCCCGCGCACGACGTCTGGTTCGGGCCCGACCGGCTCGAGCGCGACGTCGGCGGACCACGGCTGAACCGCGTGCGCGCGGCGCTGGTCGACGCCTCGACGTCGATCAGCACGGCGGCCCCGGCAGGCAAGACGTACTTCGACGAGCTGCTGGCGGGTGCCGAGTTCACGCTGGCACCGCAGCCGTTCGCGGCGACGCAGCTGCCGCCCGAACTGCGATACTCGGCGGTGCTCGAGATCGAGAAGGCGCTCCAGCACGTCATCGCGAACACGGCCACGTACTCCAAGGCGATCTGGATGTCGCTGACCTCCGAGGAGCGGGTGATGCTGCTGGAGGGCTTCACGATCGGCGTGCAGGACGGAGTCGCCGACGACACGCAGGAGATTCCGCTGCTGGCGTGTGTCGCCAACCAGCTGCTGGGCTTCTACGGCAACTCGATGGTGCTGCCGTTCATGATCCCGGCAGAGCTCGTCGCCAAACGCGAACCGGTGGGCGGCGTACCGTTCACCACGGCATCGGTGCAGGACGCGCTCGCGAAGTACCACACGACCGCATTCTCGCCCCCGCAATCGACGATCGCGCTCCCCACGCACGGCGTGCTCGGCGAGGCGGTGCTGGGGCACTGCCCGTCGGCGGAGAAGATCGACCTCACTCGCTTCTGGAACTGGCAGGACTCGCCGATGGACGACGCGCCCCAGATCGAGGCCGTGACCGTCCCCACCTCGTCCCTCACCGCGGGCGTCACGGCCCCCTCAGCGCTGACCGGCCTCGCACCGATGATCCAGAACTTCAGCACCGCCGGCCCCACGCAGGACATGAGCCTCCTCGCCGACCTGATCCAGGCGGGTGCGGCGGCCAAGGGCTTCGACGTCGCCTCGCTCACCGGGTCTGCCGCCCTCGCCGACCTGCTGAAGTCGACGCTGTCGACTGCCGAGGCGGCACGGAAGGACGCCCTCTCGAACGCCACCACGATGGCGACGAAGGCGATGGACTCGATCCCCGACGTGATCACGGCGAAGGCTGCGGCCGCGAAGAAGGACGACACGAAGACCGGCGACAAGAAGGATGGCGGCACCGGCGGTGCTGATGCCCCCACCGTGACCGACCTGTCGCCCACGCACGGCAAGGTCGGGGCGAAGCTGGCGATCACCGGCACGAAGTTCACGGGTGCGACCGGCGCGACGGTGGGTGGCAAGGCGCTCGGCGCGTTCACCGTCGTCAGCGACACCCGAATCGAGGGCGACGTGCCGGCGGGTCTGGTCGCGGGGCAGGCGGTCGAGGTGGCCGTCACCGGCCCGCAGGGCACGAGCGCGAAGTCCGCCAAGTCGAGCTTCACCGTTGATTCGTAG